The following are encoded together in the Bacillus cereus group sp. RP43 genome:
- the argH gene encoding argininosuccinate lyase, translating into MSKLWGGRFTEEAEAWVEEFGASISFDQQLVNQDINGSIAHVTMLAKQGILTKEEAEKIKMGLQYLLKEAKENKLQFSVEAEDIHLNIEKMLIEQIGEVGGKLHTGRSRNDQVATDMHLYLKEKVEDIIKATKQLQTVLVHQAENNIETIMPGYTHLQRAQPISFAHHILAYFWMLERDVNRHEDSLKRINISPLGAGALAGTTFPIDREYSAELLGFNGIYENSLDAVSDRDFILEFLSNSSMLMMHLSRFCEELILWSSQEFQFIEMSDQYATGSSIMPQKKNPDMAELIRGKTGRVYGNLFSLLTVMKGLPLAYNKDLQEDKEGMFDTVKTVEGCLHIMAGMIETMTVNKEKMGQAVTQDFSNATEIADYLASKGLPFRQAHEIVGKLVLHCTQKGIYLLDVPLETYKEMSPLFEEDLYEVLSPYAAVKRRNSAGGTGFEQIQNALEKAKGLVGEFVGS; encoded by the coding sequence GTGAGCAAACTTTGGGGCGGACGTTTTACAGAAGAAGCGGAAGCATGGGTTGAAGAATTTGGAGCATCCATCTCCTTTGATCAACAATTAGTCAATCAAGATATAAATGGGAGTATTGCACACGTAACGATGCTAGCAAAGCAAGGTATCCTTACGAAAGAAGAAGCAGAGAAAATAAAGATGGGGCTTCAGTATTTATTAAAAGAAGCGAAAGAGAATAAGCTCCAATTCTCAGTAGAAGCAGAAGATATTCATTTAAACATTGAAAAAATGTTAATTGAACAAATTGGCGAAGTAGGTGGGAAACTTCATACAGGCCGAAGCCGTAACGATCAAGTAGCGACAGATATGCACTTGTATTTAAAAGAAAAAGTAGAAGATATTATAAAAGCTACAAAACAATTGCAAACTGTTCTTGTTCATCAAGCGGAAAATAATATTGAAACAATTATGCCTGGCTATACGCACTTGCAACGTGCACAGCCGATTTCATTTGCGCATCATATTCTTGCTTACTTTTGGATGTTAGAGCGCGATGTGAATCGTCATGAAGATTCGTTAAAGCGTATTAACATTTCGCCATTAGGAGCTGGAGCACTAGCTGGTACAACATTCCCGATTGACAGAGAATATAGTGCGGAGCTTCTTGGATTTAATGGAATCTATGAAAATAGTTTAGATGCGGTAAGTGATCGTGATTTCATACTGGAGTTTTTAAGTAACTCATCTATGCTCATGATGCACTTATCACGCTTTTGCGAAGAACTTATTTTATGGAGTAGCCAAGAATTTCAATTTATTGAAATGAGCGATCAATACGCAACAGGAAGCAGTATTATGCCGCAAAAGAAAAATCCGGATATGGCTGAGCTTATTCGCGGAAAAACAGGCAGAGTATATGGCAATTTATTTAGCTTACTTACAGTAATGAAAGGATTGCCACTCGCTTACAATAAAGACTTGCAAGAAGATAAAGAAGGAATGTTTGATACAGTGAAAACAGTAGAAGGATGCCTTCATATTATGGCAGGCATGATTGAAACGATGACTGTAAACAAAGAAAAAATGGGGCAAGCTGTGACGCAGGACTTCTCTAACGCAACAGAAATTGCCGACTATTTAGCAAGCAAGGGACTGCCGTTCCGTCAAGCTCATGAAATTGTTGGGAAGTTAGTTCTACATTGCACACAAAAAGGAATTTATTTATTAGATGTACCACTAGAAACATATAAAGAAATGAGTCCGTTATTTGAAGAAGATTTATATGAAGTTCTTTCACCGTATGCGGCTGTAAAGCGCCGTAATAGTGCTGGCGGAACAGGGTTTGAACAAATCCAAAACGCTTTAGAGAAAGCGAAGGGGTTAGTTGGAGAGTTTGTTGGAAGTTAA
- a CDS encoding DinB family protein: MKSENISKHFHTLHVQRNQFLPKLHSLSQEQLWYRKEDGKWSIGEHFYHLYLITRMLKVAIKFSFTLIPYAKLRKNAPFATDIHDIYAEYKEKHGRGMKAPWILIPSKKVYHSMNVNELEELLSRETDEIKKLVQNIEENIAGHIGFLDPIAHYPNLIQSIQLLAIHEKHHFMIMQNNYEMIDTYLKV; encoded by the coding sequence ATGAAATCTGAAAATATCTCAAAACATTTTCACACATTACATGTGCAAAGAAACCAGTTCCTACCTAAGCTTCATTCACTTTCACAAGAACAACTATGGTATAGGAAAGAGGACGGAAAATGGTCTATTGGGGAGCACTTTTATCACTTATATTTAATTACAAGGATGCTAAAAGTAGCGATTAAATTCTCTTTCACTCTTATCCCTTATGCCAAGCTAAGAAAAAACGCCCCATTTGCAACTGACATACATGACATTTATGCCGAATATAAAGAAAAACACGGCAGAGGCATGAAAGCCCCTTGGATTTTAATCCCTTCAAAAAAAGTCTATCACTCTATGAATGTAAACGAATTAGAAGAATTACTTTCACGTGAAACAGATGAAATAAAAAAACTAGTTCAAAATATAGAAGAAAATATCGCAGGACATATCGGATTTTTAGACCCCATTGCTCACTACCCTAACCTTATTCAATCTATTCAACTATTAGCAATACATGAGAAGCATCATTTTATGATTATGCAAAATAATTATGAAATGATAGATACGTACCTAAAAGTCTAA
- a CDS encoding ProA domain protein has protein sequence MGDHERIILDVNEQEIEMLNTICSHFKEKHGVELSHGALFRDLMDIEYIRITEDRHKYD, from the coding sequence ATGGGAGATCATGAACGTATTATTTTAGATGTCAACGAGCAAGAGATTGAAATGTTAAATACAATATGCTCACATTTTAAAGAAAAACATGGCGTTGAACTAAGTCATGGTGCGCTGTTTCGAGATTTAATGGATATTGAGTATATTCGTATCACAGAAGATCGACATAAGTATGATTAA
- a CDS encoding VOC family protein: MVQSIVHIALVVKDYDEAIEFYTKKLNFTLVQDIYQPEQNKRWVVVSPPGSVGTTILLARASKPEQDSFIGNQSGGRVFLFLNTDDFWRDYNEMISRGIEFVREPKEQEYGIVAVFKDLYGNLWDLLQLKDDHPIAQRIK; the protein is encoded by the coding sequence ATGGTTCAATCAATAGTCCATATCGCATTAGTAGTAAAAGACTACGATGAGGCAATAGAATTCTATACAAAGAAACTAAATTTTACATTAGTCCAAGATATATATCAGCCAGAGCAAAACAAAAGATGGGTAGTGGTATCTCCTCCTGGTTCAGTCGGCACCACAATATTACTGGCTAGAGCATCTAAACCTGAGCAAGATTCCTTTATCGGTAACCAGTCAGGCGGCAGAGTTTTTCTTTTCTTAAATACTGACGATTTTTGGAGAGATTATAATGAAATGATTTCAAGAGGAATAGAATTTGTGAGAGAGCCGAAAGAGCAAGAATATGGAATAGTTGCAGTATTCAAGGATTTATACGGGAATTTATGGGATTTGTTGCAACTAAAAGACGACCATCCAATTGCTCAAAGAATTAAGTAG
- a CDS encoding universal stress protein, with protein sequence MNNTYTNILIAVDGSKEAEKAFKKAIQVAKRNNATLTIAHIVDVKAYSAVEAYSRAIAERANLFAEDLLEDYKKTALEAGLEKVETVLEFGNPKSKISKEIAPNHKVDLIMCGATGLNAVERFLIGSVSEHIIRYAKCDVLVVRGDEEQGDL encoded by the coding sequence ATGAATAATACATATACAAATATTTTAATTGCGGTGGATGGTTCTAAAGAAGCAGAAAAAGCGTTTAAAAAAGCAATTCAAGTTGCAAAACGAAACAATGCAACATTAACAATTGCTCATATCGTTGATGTAAAAGCATATTCAGCAGTAGAAGCTTATAGCCGTGCAATTGCCGAACGTGCAAATCTATTTGCAGAAGACTTATTAGAAGACTACAAAAAAACTGCGCTTGAAGCTGGCCTTGAAAAAGTGGAAACTGTATTAGAATTTGGTAATCCTAAATCTAAAATTTCAAAAGAAATCGCTCCAAACCATAAAGTAGATTTAATTATGTGTGGTGCAACTGGTTTAAATGCTGTTGAGCGTTTCCTAATTGGTAGCGTCTCTGAACATATTATTCGCTATGCGAAATGCGATGTCCTTGTTGTTCGTGGTGATGAGGAGCAAGGTGATCTTTAA
- a CDS encoding SDR family oxidoreductase — protein MKYRNLKGGMFVRHALITAGTKGLGKQVTEKLLAKGYSVTVTYHSDITAMETLKETYKNMEERLQFVQADVTKKEDLHKIVEEAMSRFGKIDCLINNAGPYVFERKKLVDYEEDEWNEMIQGNLTAVFHLLKLVVPIMRSQQFGRIINYGFQGADSAPGWIYRSAFAAAKVGLVSLTKTVAYEEAEYGITANMVCPGDIVGEMKEATIEEARKLKGSNTPIGRSGTGEDIARTISFLCEEDSDMITGTIIEVTGAVDVIHRHR, from the coding sequence ATGAAGTATAGGAATTTAAAAGGAGGCATGTTTGTGAGACACGCGCTCATTACAGCCGGTACGAAAGGTTTAGGAAAGCAAGTAACAGAAAAGTTATTGGCTAAAGGATATTCAGTAACAGTAACATATCATAGCGATATAACTGCTATGGAAACGTTGAAAGAAACATATAAAAATATGGAAGAACGTCTACAGTTCGTGCAAGCTGATGTCACGAAAAAGGAAGATTTACATAAAATAGTAGAAGAAGCGATGAGCCGTTTTGGCAAAATTGACTGTTTAATTAATAATGCTGGTCCTTACGTATTTGAAAGGAAAAAATTAGTCGATTACGAAGAAGACGAATGGAATGAAATGATCCAGGGTAATTTAACAGCGGTGTTTCATTTATTAAAACTTGTCGTACCGATTATGAGAAGCCAGCAATTTGGCCGTATTATTAACTATGGATTTCAAGGGGCAGATAGCGCGCCTGGATGGATTTATCGTTCAGCCTTTGCAGCTGCGAAAGTCGGTCTTGTTTCTTTAACGAAAACAGTCGCATACGAAGAAGCTGAATACGGTATTACTGCGAATATGGTATGTCCTGGTGATATAGTTGGTGAAATGAAAGAAGCGACGATTGAAGAAGCGCGAAAGCTGAAAGGTAGTAACACACCAATTGGTAGATCTGGAACAGGTGAAGATATCGCAAGAACCATTTCGTTTTTATGTGAAGAAGATTCCGATATGATTACTGGTACGATTATTGAAGTAACCGGTGCTGTTGATGTCATTCATAGACATCGATAG
- the ald gene encoding alanine dehydrogenase, with protein sequence MRIGIPTEIKNNENRVAMTPAGAVHLVQNGHEVFVQKGSGIGSGFTDEEYVQAGAKLVETAEEAWNQDMVMKVKEPVASEYGYFREGLILFTYLHLAPEPELTKALIDNKVVSIAYETVQLDNRSLPLLAPMSEVAGRMAAQIGAQFLEKNKGGKGILLAGVPGVKRGKVTIIGGGQAGTNAAKIAVGLGADVTIIDLSAERLRQLDDIFGNQVKTLMSNPYNIAEAVRESDLVIGAVLIPGAKAPKLVTEEMIQSMEPGSVVVDIAIDQGGIFETTDRITTHDNPTYEKHGVVHYAVANMPGAVPRTSTLALTNVTVPYAVQIANKGYKDACLGNAALLKGINTLDGYVTFEAVAEAHGLQYADAKELLEKAPALS encoded by the coding sequence ATGCGTATCGGTATTCCAACAGAAATTAAAAACAATGAAAACCGTGTGGCAATGACGCCAGCGGGAGCTGTACATTTAGTACAAAATGGTCATGAAGTTTTTGTTCAAAAAGGATCAGGTATAGGATCAGGCTTTACAGATGAAGAATACGTACAAGCTGGTGCGAAACTTGTTGAAACTGCTGAAGAAGCATGGAATCAAGATATGGTTATGAAGGTAAAAGAGCCAGTTGCAAGTGAATACGGTTATTTCCGCGAAGGTTTAATTTTATTCACATACTTACACTTAGCTCCAGAGCCAGAATTAACAAAAGCATTAATTGATAACAAAGTGGTATCAATTGCATACGAAACAGTACAATTAGACAATCGTTCTTTACCATTACTTGCACCAATGAGTGAAGTAGCTGGTCGTATGGCTGCGCAAATCGGTGCACAGTTCCTTGAGAAAAACAAAGGCGGAAAAGGTATTTTACTTGCAGGTGTTCCAGGGGTTAAACGCGGTAAAGTAACAATTATCGGTGGTGGTCAAGCTGGTACAAACGCAGCGAAAATTGCAGTAGGTTTAGGTGCAGATGTAACAATCATCGACTTAAGTGCAGAACGTCTTCGTCAATTAGATGACATTTTTGGAAACCAAGTAAAAACGTTAATGTCTAACCCGTACAACATTGCAGAAGCTGTAAGAGAATCTGATCTTGTAATCGGTGCAGTATTAATCCCAGGTGCAAAAGCGCCAAAACTTGTAACAGAAGAAATGATTCAATCGATGGAACCAGGTTCTGTCGTTGTAGATATCGCGATTGACCAAGGTGGTATTTTCGAAACAACTGACCGTATTACAACTCATGACAACCCAACTTATGAAAAACATGGTGTTGTTCACTATGCAGTTGCAAATATGCCAGGTGCGGTTCCACGTACATCAACTCTTGCATTAACAAACGTAACAGTACCATATGCAGTACAAATTGCTAACAAAGGCTATAAAGATGCTTGCTTAGGCAATGCTGCATTATTAAAAGGTATTAACACATTAGATGGCTATGTAACATTCGAAGCAGTTGCAGAAGCGCACGGCTTACAATACGCTGATGCGAAAGAGCTTCTTGAAAAAGCTCCTGCTTTATCATAA
- a CDS encoding helix-turn-helix transcriptional regulator, translated as MDMINVTNLQKGDFVYLIKNKVKQFRVVRDITQEQLASSVQITRQSLIAIEKNKYNPSLELALKLCEFFNCKVEDLFQLDKTGEEKE; from the coding sequence ATGGATATGATAAATGTAACAAATTTACAAAAAGGAGACTTTGTATATTTGATTAAAAATAAGGTGAAACAATTCCGCGTCGTTAGAGACATCACCCAAGAACAATTAGCTTCCTCTGTTCAAATCACTAGACAATCCCTCATCGCTATCGAGAAGAATAAATACAACCCAAGTTTAGAATTAGCATTGAAATTATGTGAGTTTTTCAACTGTAAAGTAGAAGATTTATTTCAATTAGATAAAACTGGGGAGGAAAAAGAATGA
- a CDS encoding cupin domain-containing protein, with translation METVNLIELTKDIQDQHKNFVVSNVNSHCLRIAVFTGEYDWHYHSNSDELFIVLEGELLIDFQDGETAVLKPNDSILIPACTIHRTRALKRTVNLCFENIEADTIKVEQL, from the coding sequence ATGGAGACTGTGAATTTAATAGAATTAACAAAGGACATTCAAGATCAACATAAAAACTTCGTCGTTTCAAATGTGAATAGTCATTGCTTACGAATCGCTGTATTTACTGGTGAATATGATTGGCACTATCATTCTAATTCGGATGAATTATTTATTGTGTTAGAGGGAGAATTACTTATCGATTTTCAAGATGGAGAAACGGCGGTTTTAAAGCCAAATGATTCGATTTTAATTCCAGCATGCACGATTCATAGAACGAGAGCATTAAAGAGAACGGTAAATCTTTGTTTTGAAAATATAGAGGCTGATACGATTAAGGTGGAGCAATTATGA
- a CDS encoding GNAT family N-acetyltransferase, which translates to MKKISVAEYRKILPILESLTRTTTFAYAVCDQMIDGEVFVNESLTAGLIITANGIYYLFGDTYDQNYNEDLFSYIKKAIEKTEKRFTFCTSSEEWEMMIEERFSNMLRNIPRMKFQRGIFEERTRVVNKNTYEVKRIDRRDIERSSEFTEEYYKEYWGSKETFLNGGFGFCIEQDGIIVAECVSIFSGNGFAEIDIATHEAYQGKGLAQAVATRFIEHCMQNDIIPCWDCYVDNIPSQKLASKLSFYNPIEYSLFVRKRTGE; encoded by the coding sequence ATGAAAAAAATATCTGTAGCCGAGTATAGAAAAATCCTTCCGATTTTAGAAAGTCTTACAAGAACGACGACATTTGCTTATGCGGTATGTGATCAAATGATAGATGGTGAGGTTTTTGTAAACGAGTCATTAACAGCCGGGTTAATTATTACAGCTAATGGTATTTATTATTTGTTTGGTGATACTTATGATCAAAATTATAACGAAGATTTATTTTCATATATAAAAAAGGCTATTGAAAAAACAGAGAAGAGATTTACATTCTGCACTTCTAGCGAAGAATGGGAAATGATGATTGAAGAGCGTTTTAGTAATATGCTTCGGAACATCCCACGAATGAAATTTCAACGAGGGATTTTTGAAGAGAGAACACGAGTTGTAAACAAAAATACATATGAAGTGAAGCGTATTGATAGAAGAGATATAGAACGAAGTAGTGAATTTACAGAGGAGTACTACAAAGAATATTGGGGATCAAAAGAAACGTTTTTGAACGGTGGTTTTGGATTTTGTATAGAACAAGATGGGATAATTGTCGCTGAATGTGTTTCGATATTTAGCGGGAATGGATTTGCTGAAATTGATATTGCGACGCATGAAGCATATCAAGGGAAAGGATTAGCCCAAGCTGTTGCAACACGGTTCATTGAACATTGCATGCAAAATGATATTATACCGTGCTGGGATTGTTATGTAGACAATATTCCTTCGCAAAAATTAGCTAGTAAATTAAGTTTTTATAATCCAATAGAATATAGTTTGTTTGTACGTAAGAGAACGGGGGAATAA